In the Pelagicoccus albus genome, CAGCCGATCAGAGGCTTGATCCCTACCTTTTTACAGGAACGGTAGAAGTCTATCGCTCCGAATAGGTTGCCATGGTCGGTCATGGCGAGAGCGGGCATCCCAAGTTCGAGGCAACGTTGCGCGGCGCGCATCGGTTTGGCGCAGCCGTCTAGAAGAGAATAGTGTGTATGATTATGTAGGTGGACGAAGGGGCCTTCGGCGGGATTGGACATGCCGCCGAGTGAAGAGGGAAAAGCCGCTTGTGAAAAGTGAAAGCTTCTAGGAGTTATTCACAGGGAGCGATCTGGCGAAGGCGGCTATTTGCTGTAGGCTCGCTTGTTCTTAGAAAAGGGTTGACGAGTAGGAGGAAAAGGCCCTTGTTGGGCGTCTTTCAATTTTTCCACCATGGCAATCGAAGTAAAAATCCGCAAAAACGAACCTGTAGAACGTGCGCTCCGCCGTCTGAAGAAGAAGCTCGATCGCGAAGGCGTCATCAAGGACGTTCGCGCTAACCGCTACTTCGAAAAGCCTTCGCAAACGAAGCGCCGTCAGAAGAAGGTAGCCGCCTTCAACAACATGATCCGCTGCAAGTACGACAACTAGTCGTAACCTTCGCTGAAAATTTCGATAGGCTCATCCGTTCAGGATGAGCCTTTTTTATTCCGAAGGTACGGAAAGGGGCCCTAGATAGGTGGTCGGAGTTGAGTCGAGAGCTAGCTTTGATTTTGCTCGTTTAAACCTAGACTTCTACCGCTTCGAGCATCGCTGTTATTCTGACTGTACGATACCTGTGCGGTTGTTGTAAGAGCGGCAGCGTCAAAATCTATTACCTGCGACAGCGTTGAAGGCTAGACCTTGTTTTAGCTTTCTGAGAACCCCGCGCCATTTCTCGAATTCTTCAGTCCTATCGGACGAAGGCGCCAGCGGTGTTTGAAGCGATTAGCCCCTGTTTCCCCTCAATTCTCAAAAAACCTCACATGAATCAGTCTCTTACCAGTTCGCTTGGTTTCTATTTCGAAGAGTCTCTCAGTATGGCCAATGCCGTCGGGGACAAGCCATCCGAAACTCTCACAGTAATCGCGAATCGATTCAAGGAGCTCAACCCGAGAGCACCTGTAACTTACCGGGCCTTCTCGACCCGTGGAATCGAAAGATCGCAGGATTATCGCTACGAGGCGGATTTTAATGCCTTCTTTCCCGATGCGGAAGATGAGGAATATGTATTCGCTTGGTCTAAGCTATGGTCAGGCGCTGAGGGCGAATTGATGTTCGACATCAATTGCTATGGACCGATCAAGGTTTACCTAAACGGACAAGAGGCTTGGAGTTCGAATATATTCACGGAGCGTTACCCGAAGCAACGCAACCGATTCACTTTGAATATGGCCAAGGGTTGGAACCAGTTCGTGGTTCGCGCCAAGAAGACCAGAGGAGGTTTCGGTTGGAAATTCGGATCTTGGCTGGGTAAACACCCCTATGTCTTCATGATGCCTTCTGCGGAGCGCGAAGGCATGGAAGGCTGGCTATTTAGCGATCCTCTCCCAGCTGGAACCGAGCTCTCTCTTGAGCTTGGCGATTCCGAGTCGGCCACTGGGCAAACTTGGTATCCGGAAAGCGCTTGGAAGGATGCGGACCTAGAGCGTGGAGTTTGTGCAAGGATTTTTGGAGATCTCGAAGGCAAAACCGCAGTTGCCTGGAGTAAGGCGGTCGTGTCGGGATCATCAGCCAAAGTAGTTGCCAAGGGGAGTTCGAAGGGCTCTGCCAAGGTGCTTGTAGACGGGAAGGACGTTTTTTCAGGAGTTGCGGGAGAGGCGATTGGATTTGAACTCGAACTCACAGAAGGCTCTCATGATATTCATGTCTTGAATACGGGAGGTTCTGATGGTTGGGGCTTCGAACTGCAATTGGAAGCCGAATCGGGCTCGCTCGAGCTGGCAAATCCATGCGACTTGCAAGGAAGCTCCGCAGTCTGGCTTTTCTCTGGCCCGTATGATGAGGATTGCCAGCCTGACTTGGAGGCGATGAACGACTTCCTTTACGTTCACAAAACGTCCTCTGGAGATGGATACTGGAAAATCGATGCTCCGGACACTTACTTGCGTCTCTACAACGAGAACCCTTTATTTGGACGCTGGAACTACCCGTTAGGTGTGACTCTCACTGGGCTGTTGCACGCCGGTTTGACACTCGGTTCGGAAGAGATCCAGTCCTACGTGCGGGATCATGTTCAGGTTTGTTGTTCCACTTACGCTTATTCGTTGTGGGATCGATCCCAGTTTGGGGGGGCAACCCACATGCACAGATTACTGTCTAGTATCGATAGCTTGGATGACTGTGGTTCTTTCGGCGCCTGCATGCTGGAAACGGCCAAGCATTGCGATGTGGAAGGCTTCGAGCGTCTGGCCCATTTCGTAGCGGCGTTTATCTCAGAGAAGCAGGACCGTTTCCCAGATGGAGCATTCTACCGTCGCGAGATGATGCACGAGTTCCATGAGAACACGATGTGGGCCGACGATCTGTACATGAGCGTGCCTTTCCTGTGCCGTTACTATAAATTGACGGGCGATAGCCGCTACATCGATGACGCAGCGAACCAGTTTATCGGTTTCCGTAAGCGCCTTTACATCCCAGAGGATCGCATCATGTCGCACGTGTTCGATTTGCGACGTGAGATGGCTACAGGAGTACCTTGGGGCCGCGGTAATGGCTGGACTGTTTTCTCGCTCGCTGAATTGCTCGGCGTGCTGCCGGAGGATCACAAAAATCGTGCGGAACTCCTAGAGTTCTTCCGTGAGATTTGTTCAGGAATCTTGGCCCTTCAGGACGAGGAAGGATTTTGGCATCAGGTGCTGACGCACCATGATTCGTATCCAGAAACCTCTTGCACGGCCATGTTCATATTTGGTTTCTCGCAGGGCGTACGAAACGGTTGGCTTGAAGATGCAGAACCGTATATCAAGGCGGTAGACAAGGCTTGGGGCATCATCAACCGCTGCTCCATTGACAAAGAAGGAAACGTTTATGGCGTTTGCCGTGGATCAGAATTTTCCTTCAGCCCTGAGTACTATAAGAAAGACTTGCTTCCTCGACTGAATGACACGCATGGAATCGGTATTGTATTGCTTGCGGGTGTAGAGGTTATTCGACTGAGGAATCACCTCGCCGAAAAATAGAAAGTAACTACTTGGAAATGAAACGAATCGGAGCTCGAGCCCACGACTACGGAACTCTCCCCGCTGGGGATCTTGCAGCAACTTTGCAGAAAAACGGTTTCTGTTGCGCTCAGGTTGCCTTGAACAAGGCGATTCAAGGGCTCGATCTCAAGCCAGGTGACTTGAATCCAGGTTTGGCTTGGCAAGTGGGCCGTGGCTTTGCCGACCACGGCGTTCAGATCGCGGTGTTGGGTTGCTACATCAATCCTGTGAATCCAGACGATGCTCAACGTGGCGAACTACTTCGGTTCTTCAAGGATCACCTTCGATTCGTGGGCGACATGGGCGGTAGTCTGGTGGGTCTCGAGACGGGAACACCCAACGTCGACTACGCTCCCGATCCGAATACGGGTAGCGAGGAAACTTTCCAGGCCCTCGTCAGGAGCATAGCTGAGCTAGTTGAGACGGCGGAAGCTTGCGGCGCGAAAGTCGCGGTAGAGGGAGTCGTTAGCCACACGATTTCTACTCCCGAAAAGATGAAGCGACTGATTGATGAGATTCGCTCGCCCGCGATGGTTGTCATTCACGATCCGGTAAATTTCATCAACGCTGGTAACTTTGAGGAAGAGGCTCGATTGATTGAAGAGCCGTTCCAATTGTACGGAGATCGCATAGCAATCATCCACGCCAAGGACTACACTGTAGAGGGCGGCGAATACAAGCAAGTGGCCACGGGTCTGGGGCGTATGGATTACGGCCGTCTGTGTGGACTAATCGCAAAATCTAAGCCCGGAATCAGCGTTTTGCTAGAGGACTCGGGACCTGACGTCGTAGACATTTGCCACGCTCACTTGAATAAGCATTGGCCTAGTTGAGTCGGTAAGGGGAGATCTGTTTGAGATCGCCTCCAGATTGTCAGGTAATACGGATACAACTTTCTTGCTCGGCTTTGATGGGAGAGTGACTCTGTGCTTTCTAGGAAGTGCTCTCCTTAAGTTGATCAGCAGCGTTTTTGAGGATTTGGGAAATTTCCTTAATTTTCCTCCTGGTGAAACGGTGTGTCGAAGCCGTGATCCCAATAGAGTAGGAAGCCATATTCGAAGAGTCAAAAACGGGAACGGCTATGCAGCGGATGCCCTCGTGGTACTCCTGTTCATCGATTGCGTATCCAAGTTTTTGGATACTGACTAATTCCTTCTCCAGCTCTTCCCGGTTTTTGATAGTGTTCGGAGTGTGGGAGGTGTATTTGATCTCTTGTACGATTCTCGTTCGTTCGCTTTCGCTGCCGAAGGCGAGCAAAACCTTGCCTGATGCGGAGCAGTGGATGTCCGCTCCAGTGCCGGGTCGTGAGTGTGCGGCGAGAGGGTGAGGACTGTCTTCCACTTCGACTATGAGCACTTGAGGGCCGCTG is a window encoding:
- a CDS encoding glycoside hydrolase family 88/105 protein: MNQSLTSSLGFYFEESLSMANAVGDKPSETLTVIANRFKELNPRAPVTYRAFSTRGIERSQDYRYEADFNAFFPDAEDEEYVFAWSKLWSGAEGELMFDINCYGPIKVYLNGQEAWSSNIFTERYPKQRNRFTLNMAKGWNQFVVRAKKTRGGFGWKFGSWLGKHPYVFMMPSAEREGMEGWLFSDPLPAGTELSLELGDSESATGQTWYPESAWKDADLERGVCARIFGDLEGKTAVAWSKAVVSGSSAKVVAKGSSKGSAKVLVDGKDVFSGVAGEAIGFELELTEGSHDIHVLNTGGSDGWGFELQLEAESGSLELANPCDLQGSSAVWLFSGPYDEDCQPDLEAMNDFLYVHKTSSGDGYWKIDAPDTYLRLYNENPLFGRWNYPLGVTLTGLLHAGLTLGSEEIQSYVRDHVQVCCSTYAYSLWDRSQFGGATHMHRLLSSIDSLDDCGSFGACMLETAKHCDVEGFERLAHFVAAFISEKQDRFPDGAFYRREMMHEFHENTMWADDLYMSVPFLCRYYKLTGDSRYIDDAANQFIGFRKRLYIPEDRIMSHVFDLRREMATGVPWGRGNGWTVFSLAELLGVLPEDHKNRAELLEFFREICSGILALQDEEGFWHQVLTHHDSYPETSCTAMFIFGFSQGVRNGWLEDAEPYIKAVDKAWGIINRCSIDKEGNVYGVCRGSEFSFSPEYYKKDLLPRLNDTHGIGIVLLAGVEVIRLRNHLAEK
- a CDS encoding IclR family transcriptional regulator — its product is MEFISPMSEYTIPNLKNACRILQLIADSSQPLTMSHIADTLTLPRSTVFRILSTLCEEGWLFREDKSYRMGGALIGLGRKAINSSTINQLARPILKEVTKLTGETSQLAILSGPQVLIVEVEDSPHPLAAHSRPGTGADIHCSASGKVLLAFGSESERTRIVQEIKYTSHTPNTIKNREELEKELVSIQKLGYAIDEQEYHEGIRCIAVPVFDSSNMASYSIGITASTHRFTRRKIKEISQILKNAADQLKESTS
- the rpsU gene encoding 30S ribosomal protein S21 produces the protein MAIEVKIRKNEPVERALRRLKKKLDREGVIKDVRANRYFEKPSQTKRRQKKVAAFNNMIRCKYDN
- a CDS encoding sugar phosphate isomerase/epimerase family protein, with the protein product MKRIGARAHDYGTLPAGDLAATLQKNGFCCAQVALNKAIQGLDLKPGDLNPGLAWQVGRGFADHGVQIAVLGCYINPVNPDDAQRGELLRFFKDHLRFVGDMGGSLVGLETGTPNVDYAPDPNTGSEETFQALVRSIAELVETAEACGAKVAVEGVVSHTISTPEKMKRLIDEIRSPAMVVIHDPVNFINAGNFEEEARLIEEPFQLYGDRIAIIHAKDYTVEGGEYKQVATGLGRMDYGRLCGLIAKSKPGISVLLEDSGPDVVDICHAHLNKHWPS